A genomic window from Chloroflexota bacterium includes:
- a CDS encoding branched-chain amino acid ABC transporter permease, with translation MIGVGQTLVNGLLLGGLYAAAAVGFSLVWGIMNLVNLAHGSFIMLGAYVVFWCFTLWHVDPFLALPIAMAALFALGFATQWLLVNQILRAPLLMTLLLFFGISLVVTDVAYQLWSPSLRTVQLAYGSAGLHIGPIIVPFVRLAALTIAVALTGALSWYLNHTRGGLAILATGLDQEAARLVGINPRYTYAMTFAIGAAFAGAAGVLVAIVYPISPTIGDPYTLRSFVVVVLGGVGNVWGAVLGGLLFGVVQAAGGFVFGSGFEDAIAFGVMVLVLLIRPQGLIGRPFYSTS, from the coding sequence GTGATCGGCGTCGGGCAGACGCTGGTAAACGGGCTCCTCCTCGGCGGACTCTATGCGGCGGCGGCCGTGGGGTTTTCGCTGGTCTGGGGGATCATGAATCTCGTCAACCTCGCGCACGGCTCCTTCATCATGCTCGGCGCCTACGTCGTGTTCTGGTGCTTCACCTTGTGGCATGTCGACCCGTTCCTGGCCCTCCCGATTGCGATGGCGGCGCTGTTTGCGCTGGGGTTCGCCACGCAGTGGCTGCTGGTGAACCAGATCCTTCGCGCGCCGCTTCTGATGACGCTGCTGCTCTTCTTCGGCATTTCGCTGGTAGTCACCGACGTCGCATACCAGCTCTGGAGTCCGAGCCTGCGGACGGTGCAGCTCGCATATGGGAGCGCGGGCCTTCACATCGGTCCGATCATCGTGCCGTTCGTCCGTCTGGCTGCCCTGACGATCGCGGTCGCCCTCACCGGCGCGCTCTCCTGGTATCTGAATCACACCAGGGGCGGGCTCGCGATTCTCGCTACTGGGCTCGATCAGGAGGCGGCGCGCCTGGTCGGCATCAATCCCCGATACACGTACGCAATGACGTTCGCCATCGGCGCGGCGTTCGCGGGCGCCGCCGGCGTCCTCGTCGCCATCGTCTATCCGATCTCACCCACCATCGGCGATCCGTACACCCTCCGATCGTTCGTGGTCGTGGTCCTGGGCGGCGTCGGCAATGTCTGGGGGGCAGTGCTGGGCGGGCTGCTCTTTGGCGTCGTGCAGGCGGCAGGCGGGTTTGTCTTTGGCTCGGGATTTGAGGACGCCATCGCTTTTGGGGTGATGGTGCTCGTGCTGCTCATTCGTCCTCAGGGCCTCATCGGCCGGCCCTTCTACTCAACAAGTTGA
- a CDS encoding amino acid ABC transporter substrate-binding protein, with amino-acid sequence MYRRAMTPVLMAIVIGMASACANASVSSSGGGGAGTDTLVIGAPLGITGSAAAEGVLTKNGYDLWAEAVNQAGGIKAGGKTYKVEIKYYDDGSDAQRSAQLTDRLITQDGVKLLLGPYGTAATNQDAPIAEKNQVVMVEGNGAAESIFSHGYKYTFGVLSPAKKYAAVMVEMAAGQNPKPASVAILSANDAFSVEVADGAQDIANQQGISVAAYEKYPANATDLSNEVTIAKNSGAEMLLNSGHLAESLAIMKAAKELDYSPKLFAFTVGPTTPDFIQGLGRDAEDVVASSQWTDTAKYEGVDIFKTPKNYNDLYTKRFGSAPDYHAADGTAAGVALQLAIEKAGSIDPSAVRNALANLDAMTFYGQIKFDERGLNVYKPMVVQQIQDGKLKTVWPSDIAEASVRYPTPSWGQR; translated from the coding sequence TTGTATCGACGAGCAATGACACCGGTGCTCATGGCAATCGTGATCGGAATGGCGTCCGCCTGCGCGAATGCTTCGGTCAGCTCATCGGGAGGTGGCGGCGCCGGAACGGACACGCTGGTCATCGGCGCTCCGCTTGGCATCACGGGATCGGCCGCCGCCGAGGGGGTACTGACCAAGAATGGGTATGACCTCTGGGCGGAGGCGGTAAATCAGGCTGGCGGAATCAAGGCCGGCGGCAAGACGTATAAGGTCGAGATCAAGTACTACGACGACGGGAGCGATGCGCAGCGAAGCGCGCAGCTCACCGATCGCCTGATCACGCAGGACGGCGTCAAGCTCCTCCTCGGCCCCTACGGAACGGCGGCGACCAACCAGGACGCGCCAATCGCCGAAAAGAACCAGGTGGTCATGGTAGAGGGGAATGGAGCGGCCGAGTCCATCTTCAGCCACGGTTACAAGTACACGTTTGGCGTGCTGAGCCCTGCCAAGAAGTATGCGGCTGTCATGGTTGAGATGGCGGCTGGGCAGAACCCAAAGCCAGCATCCGTTGCCATCCTCTCGGCGAACGATGCCTTCTCCGTAGAAGTGGCGGACGGCGCCCAGGACATCGCCAACCAGCAGGGCATCTCGGTCGCGGCATACGAGAAGTACCCGGCGAACGCCACGGACCTCTCGAACGAGGTCACCATCGCGAAGAACTCCGGAGCGGAAATGCTCCTGAACTCCGGCCACCTCGCGGAGAGCCTGGCGATCATGAAGGCCGCGAAGGAGCTGGACTACAGCCCCAAGCTCTTCGCCTTTACCGTGGGCCCCACCACCCCGGACTTCATCCAGGGACTCGGGAGGGATGCTGAGGACGTGGTAGCCAGCTCGCAATGGACAGACACGGCGAAATACGAGGGCGTCGACATCTTCAAGACTCCAAAGAACTACAACGACCTGTACACAAAGCGGTTCGGAAGCGCGCCGGACTACCACGCGGCCGATGGCACGGCCGCGGGCGTCGCCTTGCAGCTCGCCATTGAGAAGGCGGGTTCCATTGACCCGTCCGCTGTCCGAAACGCGCTGGCGAACCTCGATGCGATGACGTTCTACGGACAGATCAAGTTCGATGAGCGCGGCCTCAACGTCTACAAGCCAATGGTGGTCCAGCAGATCCAGGATGGGAAGCTGAAGACCGTGTGGCCGTCAGACATCGCGGAAGCATCGGTCCGATACCCGACGCCCTCGTGGGGTCAGCGTTGA